A stretch of Telopea speciosissima isolate NSW1024214 ecotype Mountain lineage chromosome 11, Tspe_v1, whole genome shotgun sequence DNA encodes these proteins:
- the LOC122645984 gene encoding heavy metal-associated isoprenylated plant protein 37-like isoform X2: MTKDEDFKLLKIQTCVLKVNIHCDGCKQKVKKLLQKIEGVLKVNIDAEQQKVTVSGSVDPATLIKKLMRSGKHAELWSAKSNHNQKQQQQAHCIKDNKNGQNQKQGLMKGLQAFKNQHKHPAFSSEDDEFDCDDDDDDEDDFEEELRLFQQKANHMGLLNQQANMVANAKKNGSGATHNNGKMNNGGNGQAGKKGGGGNGGGNPNQNMGMDQKVMAAAAAKMNNAHLNGGHVNAGEAKKGNEITAMLAGLNGHGAGVGLGGNGLGFQAQMNNGFQGSSAGFPAAAAAAGYAAGGHQPSAMMNNLQGYQFNHPSVMNMQNRNNMNLMMNEAKYMQPQMMYNRSPSIAPSTGYYYNNYYTPFPYPSSQPDNNGADSAAHMFSDENPNSCVVM, encoded by the exons ATGACTAAAGATGAAGACTTTAAGCTTCTCAAGATccag ACGTGTGTTCTCAAAGTGAACATACATTGTGATGGATGCAAGCAGAAAGTGAAGAAACTCCTGCAGAAAATTGAGG GTGTTCTCAAAGTAAATATAGATGCAGAACAACAAAAGGTCACAGTCTCAGGAAGTGTCGATCCTGCAACTTTGATTAAGAAGCTGATGAGATCAGGTAAACATGCAGAGCTTTGGTCGGCAAAATCCAACCACAAccagaaacagcagcagcaagctCATTGCATCAAAGATAACAAGAATGGCCAAAACCAAAAGCAGGGTCTGATGAAGGGTCTCCAGGCCTTCAAAAACCAGCATAAGCACCCAGCATTCAGTTCTGAAGATGATGAATTCGactgtgatgatgatgatgacgacgaAGATGATTTTGAAGAAGAGTTACGGTTGTTCCAACAGAAAGCTAACCATATGGGTTTGCTCAATCAGCAGGCCAATATGGTAGCCAATGCCAAGAAGAATGGTTCAGGGGCCACACACAACAACGGAAAAATGAACAATGGTGGAAACGGGCAAGCTGGAAAGAAAGGTGGTGGAGGCAATGGCGGAGGAAACCCTAACCAAAATATGGGTATGGATCAGAAGGTCATGGCAGCAGCTGCTGCCAAGATGAATAATGCCCATTTGAATGGTGGCCATGTAAATGCTGGTGAAGctaaaaaaggaaatgaaatcacTGCCATGTTAGCAGGACTAAATGGCCATGGAGCTGGTGTTGGCCTTGGAGGGAATGGGTTAGGATTTCAAGCCCAGATGAACAATGGCTTCCAGGGGTCTTCTGCTGGATTCccagctgctgctgctgctgctgggtATGCAGCAGGTGGGCACCAGCCATCAGCCATGATGAACAACTTGCAGGGTTACCAGTTTAATCATCCATCAGTGATGAATATGCAGAACAGGAATAACATGAACTTGATGATGAATGAGGCAAAGTATATGCAGCCCCAGATGATGTATAACAGATCTCCTAGCATCGCTCCCAGCACTGGCTATTACTACAACAACTACTACACTCCATTCCCCTACCCAAGCTCCCAACCAGACAACAATGGTGCTGATTCTGCCGCCCATATGTTCAGTGATGAAAACCCAAACAGCTGTGTTGTTATGT AG
- the LOC122645984 gene encoding heavy metal-associated isoprenylated plant protein 37-like isoform X1 produces MTKDEDFKLLKIQTCVLKVNIHCDGCKQKVKKLLQKIEGVLKVNIDAEQQKVTVSGSVDPATLIKKLMRSGKHAELWSAKSNHNQKQQQQAHCIKDNKNGQNQKQGLMKGLQAFKNQHKHPAFSSEDDEFDCDDDDDDEDDFEEELRLFQQKANHMGLLNQQANMVANAKKNGSGATHNNGKMNNGGNGQAGKKGGGGNGGGNPNQNMGMDQKVMAAAAAKMNNAHLNGGHVNAGEAKKGNEITAMLAGLNGHGAGVGLGGNGLGFQAQMNNGFQGSSAGFPAAAAAAGYAAGGHQPSAMMNNLQGYQFNHPSVMNMQNRNNMNLMMNEAKYMQPQMMYNRSPSIAPSTGYYYNNYYTPFPYPSSQPDNNGADSAAHMFSDENPNSCVVM; encoded by the exons ATGACTAAAGATGAAGACTTTAAGCTTCTCAAGATccag ACGTGTGTTCTCAAAGTGAACATACATTGTGATGGATGCAAGCAGAAAGTGAAGAAACTCCTGCAGAAAATTGAGG GTGTTCTCAAAGTAAATATAGATGCAGAACAACAAAAGGTCACAGTCTCAGGAAGTGTCGATCCTGCAACTTTGATTAAGAAGCTGATGAGATCAGGTAAACATGCAGAGCTTTGGTCGGCAAAATCCAACCACAAccagaaacagcagcagcaagctCATTGCATCAAAGATAACAAGAATGGCCAAAACCAAAAGCAGGGTCTGATGAAGGGTCTCCAGGCCTTCAAAAACCAGCATAAGCACCCAGCATTCAGTTCTGAAGATGATGAATTCGactgtgatgatgatgatgacgacgaAGATGATTTTGAAGAAGAGTTACGGTTGTTCCAACAGAAAGCTAACCATATGGGTTTGCTCAATCAGCAGGCCAATATGGTAGCCAATGCCAAGAAGAATGGTTCAGGGGCCACACACAACAACGGAAAAATGAACAATGGTGGAAACGGGCAAGCTGGAAAGAAAGGTGGTGGAGGCAATGGCGGAGGAAACCCTAACCAAAATATGGGTATGGATCAGAAGGTCATGGCAGCAGCTGCTGCCAAGATGAATAATGCCCATTTGAATGGTGGCCATGTAAATGCTGGTGAAGctaaaaaaggaaatgaaatcacTGCCATGTTAGCAGGACTAAATGGCCATGGAGCTGGTGTTGGCCTTGGAGGGAATGGGTTAGGATTTCAAGCCCAGATGAACAATGGCTTCCAGGGGTCTTCTGCTGGATTCccagctgctgctgctgctgctgggtATGCAGCAGGTGGGCACCAGCCATCAGCCATGATGAACAACTTGCAGGGTTACCAGTTTAATCATCCATCAGTGATGAATATGCAGAACAGGAATAACATGAACTTGATGATGAATGAGGCAAAGTATATGCAGCCCCAGATGATGTATAACAGATCTCCTAGCATCGCTCCCAGCACTGGCTATTACTACAACAACTACTACACTCCATTCCCCTACCCAAGCTCCCAACCAGACAACAATGGTGCTGATTCTGCCGCCCATATGTTCAGTGATGAAAACCCAAACAGCTGTGTTGTTATGTAA
- the LOC122645985 gene encoding uncharacterized protein LOC122645985 → MARRFCCRLSLFPSLLSIRKSWLAEPAVQRLDAQSDFFVSILRNQIIGGYWPSFQVWRSYARSGRSYYDLFGNGKPGDEEFRKAWEKEMDEETCLWTGSDDDDNDDDERNAKKGRSRVEEEIRKVKQKAKEHSDLIDADDSDELRSVWSGSDEEKTLWTGSECDDDDDIPTEAYPNKSSDAYLDKLFEFEETPKYRTISELLKAEKEPPELSPGKQARKIAVENALKKLKKGPDGRYINVWEVMSDIDILIGAFENIVSGPEYAELRKGGPKKLNMQFFKDIQARMRDPNFKFSPELKLKPKSKLVSRKKWQRAKSRQRKDRKR, encoded by the exons ATGGCTAGAAGGTTTTGTTGCCGCCTTTCGTTGTTTCCGTCTCTGCTTTCCATTCGAAAATCATGGTTGGCAGAACCAGCAGTTCAAAG GTTGGATGCTCAGAGTGATTTCTTTGTTAGTATtttaagaaatcaaattattGGAGGATACTGGCCGAGTTTTCAAG TATGGCGATCATATGCTCGTAGTGGACGTTCATATTATGACCTCTTTGGCAATGGAAAACCTGGAGATGAGGAGTTTAGGAAAGCTTGGGAAAAGGAGATGGATGAGGAGACATGTCTTTGGACAggaagtgatgatgatgataatgatgatgatgaaagaAATGCTAAAAAAGGTCGAAGCCGTGTTGAAGAGGAGATCAGGAAAGTCAAACAGAAAGCAAAGGAGCACTCAGACCTTATTGATGCAGATGATAGCGATGAGTTGAGAAGTGTATGGTCTGGAAGTGATGAGGAGAAGACACTTTGGACAGGTAGCGAATGTGATGATGACGATGACATTCCTACAGAAGCCTACCCAAACAAGAGTAGTGATGCTTATTTAGACAAGTTATTTGAGTTTGAGGAGACACCAAAATATCGAACAATCTCAGAATTATTGAAAGCTGAGAAGGAACCGCCCGAGCTTTCTCCAGGAAAACAAGCTAGGAAAATTGCAGTTGAGAATGCCCTGAAAAAACTGAAGAAAGGGCCAGATGGGCGTTACATCAATGTATGGGAGGTCATGAGTGATATAGACATCCTAATAGGAGCTTTTGAAAATATTGTTTCAGGGCCAGAGTATGCAGAGCTTAGAAAGGGTGGACCAAAGAAGTTAAACATGCAATTCTTCAAGGATATACAAGCACGCATGAGAGATCCGAATTTCAAGTTCTCGCCAGAgttaaaattgaaaccaaagAGCAAACTGGTCTCAAGAAAAAAATGGCAGAGAGCCAAATCTAGACAGAGGAAAGATCGGAAGCGCTGA